One window of the Rufibacter radiotolerans genome contains the following:
- a CDS encoding SusC/RagA family TonB-linked outer membrane protein produces MSLSIAQAGFAQSKTITGRVTSSDDGSAMPGVSVVVKGTTIGSSTDGNGRYSIQAPVGGVLVYSFIGTVSQEKTVGDNNNIDVVLRTDSKALDEVVVTALGIQEEKKSLGYAITEVKGSTVAQTQRENFVNALAGRVAGVEVNSTSGLPGSSTSIVIRGQSSLSGSSQPLFVVDGLPISNDVTSTGTFATAGVSGKSFENRGIDFTNRAADINPEDIESITVLKGPEASALYGIEAASGAIVVTTKRGKAGQGKINYSFNSRISSITKLPERQKVFNRGVNGYTSEGEETLTYFGAPYPEGTQFYDNVSKFFQTAFQQKHNLTFTGGSEKTTYRVSGAYTNSEGYIPNTGLDQINLNSSITTDLNKYISTDVSFDYTRADNDKAFTGVNGAFLHLLLWPMDDDASVYLNPDGTRRDYATFANGVENPFFNVNKNILNTLTDRYRTNVQMSVKPAAGLRFVLQGGVDYYTEKTTIVRHPESNTGKSYGGLFDQVLSTTRNLTVQYYGQYTKRFFGDKFGIDLKAGSMVRDNNRFSAAASGERFQAPGVYSINNTLLTSQRAFNNLNQYRNLGVFGSVGLSYDDIVYLTVTGRNDWSSTLPVENNSFFYPSAAMSFVFTELTPLASIKNILSYGKLRASIAQVGKDARPYSIRPFYENALTTGGGYRYGFTGPSLNLRPEMTTSYEFGTEMKFFNDRFGIDATYFSKTSVDQIVQNLRLSYATGFVLMTFNAGEIKNEGVELQMNATPLQMDNFTWDVSANYTKFWNELVKLPGDVTEFYNSDTWLYGNVRAGSRVGGPLSTFTGYDYFRNKNGELLINPTTGLPTVNTAEWVVVGDKNPDFTVGLTNTFSYKNIGLNFLLDFRVGGDVYNATEHYMVTRGLSPRTLSRDQTRIVEGVLQDGLENTDNPTRNNLPIDVSRNSSYWSSIYNFNTFIEKDINWMRLRDVTLSYRLPSTLLKRAGFVKDLSLSVTGTDLFILTNYSGLDPIGAGTSAATGGAGGGGIDYGNFPTPRGWNFTLRAGF; encoded by the coding sequence GGAGGGTGACTTCTTCCGATGACGGCTCAGCCATGCCTGGCGTGAGCGTGGTAGTGAAAGGTACCACCATAGGTTCTTCCACAGACGGAAACGGTCGTTATTCTATCCAGGCCCCGGTGGGCGGTGTGTTGGTGTACAGTTTCATAGGAACTGTTTCCCAGGAAAAAACCGTGGGTGACAACAACAATATAGACGTAGTGCTGAGAACAGACTCCAAGGCCCTGGATGAGGTGGTAGTAACCGCCTTGGGTATTCAGGAGGAGAAAAAGTCTCTTGGTTATGCTATTACTGAGGTAAAGGGTTCTACCGTAGCCCAAACCCAGCGCGAAAACTTTGTGAACGCATTGGCAGGTCGTGTGGCAGGGGTTGAAGTAAACTCTACTTCTGGTTTACCTGGTTCTTCTACTTCTATTGTGATTAGAGGGCAAAGCTCTTTGAGCGGCAGCAGCCAACCTTTGTTTGTAGTAGACGGGTTGCCTATCAGCAATGACGTTACCTCCACTGGTACATTTGCAACAGCCGGTGTTTCTGGTAAATCTTTTGAGAACCGGGGTATTGACTTTACCAACCGTGCGGCAGACATCAACCCAGAAGATATAGAGTCTATTACCGTATTGAAAGGACCAGAAGCCTCTGCTCTTTATGGTATTGAAGCAGCATCTGGTGCTATTGTGGTTACCACTAAGCGTGGCAAGGCAGGACAAGGCAAAATCAACTATTCCTTCAACTCCAGAATTAGCTCTATCACTAAGTTGCCAGAGCGCCAGAAGGTATTCAACAGAGGTGTAAACGGCTATACCTCAGAAGGCGAAGAGACCCTTACCTATTTTGGGGCCCCTTATCCAGAAGGTACTCAATTTTATGATAACGTAAGCAAGTTCTTCCAGACTGCCTTCCAGCAAAAACACAACCTAACCTTCACCGGTGGTAGTGAGAAAACCACTTACCGTGTATCTGGTGCCTATACTAACTCAGAGGGGTATATTCCTAATACCGGGCTAGACCAGATAAACCTAAACTCTTCCATTACTACAGACCTCAATAAGTACATCTCTACCGATGTGTCTTTTGACTATACCCGGGCTGACAATGACAAGGCCTTTACAGGAGTGAACGGTGCTTTCCTGCACTTGCTGCTGTGGCCTATGGATGATGATGCCAGCGTGTACCTAAACCCAGACGGTACCAGAAGAGATTATGCCACATTTGCCAACGGCGTGGAGAACCCCTTCTTTAACGTAAACAAGAACATCCTTAACACCTTAACTGACAGATACAGAACCAACGTACAGATGTCTGTTAAGCCAGCTGCCGGTTTAAGGTTTGTCTTACAAGGTGGTGTAGATTATTACACAGAGAAAACGACTATTGTGCGCCATCCTGAGTCTAACACCGGTAAATCATATGGTGGTCTCTTTGACCAGGTATTATCTACTACCAGAAACCTTACAGTACAGTACTATGGTCAATACACCAAGCGTTTCTTTGGTGACAAGTTTGGCATAGACCTGAAGGCAGGTAGCATGGTACGTGATAACAACCGCTTTAGCGCTGCTGCCTCTGGTGAGAGATTTCAGGCCCCTGGGGTTTACTCCATTAACAACACCCTGCTTACCTCACAAAGAGCTTTCAACAACCTTAACCAGTACCGCAATTTAGGGGTATTTGGTAGCGTGGGCCTAAGCTATGATGACATTGTGTACCTTACCGTAACTGGCCGTAATGACTGGAGCTCTACTCTTCCTGTAGAAAATAACTCCTTCTTCTACCCTTCTGCCGCGATGAGCTTTGTCTTCACAGAGTTGACTCCACTTGCCTCTATCAAAAATATCTTGTCTTATGGTAAGCTAAGAGCTTCCATTGCCCAGGTGGGTAAAGATGCCAGACCATATAGCATCCGTCCGTTTTATGAAAACGCGCTTACTACTGGTGGTGGTTACAGATATGGTTTCACCGGGCCAAGTTTGAACCTACGCCCAGAAATGACCACCTCCTATGAGTTTGGTACTGAAATGAAGTTCTTCAATGACCGCTTTGGTATTGACGCTACCTACTTCAGTAAAACTTCTGTTGACCAGATTGTGCAGAACCTTCGCCTGAGCTATGCAACGGGCTTCGTGTTAATGACCTTCAACGCTGGTGAGATCAAGAATGAGGGTGTTGAATTACAAATGAATGCCACTCCCCTGCAGATGGATAATTTCACCTGGGATGTTTCTGCCAACTATACCAAATTCTGGAATGAGTTAGTGAAACTGCCTGGTGATGTGACAGAGTTCTACAACTCAGATACCTGGTTGTATGGTAACGTGAGAGCAGGTTCAAGAGTAGGCGGACCTTTGTCTACCTTCACAGGCTATGATTACTTCAGAAACAAAAACGGAGAACTTTTGATCAACCCAACTACTGGTTTACCCACCGTAAATACTGCTGAGTGGGTAGTGGTAGGAGACAAAAACCCTGATTTCACTGTAGGTTTGACCAACACGTTCTCTTACAAGAACATTGGTTTGAACTTCCTGCTTGACTTTAGAGTAGGCGGTGACGTTTACAATGCCACTGAGCATTATATGGTTACCCGTGGCTTAAGCCCAAGAACACTTAGCCGTGACCAAACCAGAATTGTAGAAGGTGTATTGCAAGACGGTCTGGAGAACACAGACAACCCAACCAGAAACAATCTCCCTATTGATGTGTCACGTAATTCCTCTTACTGGAGCTCTATCTACAACTTCAATACTTTTATTGAGAAGGACATTAACTGGATGCGCCTGAGAGACGTGACCTTGAGCTATCGTCTGCCTTCTACCTTATTAAAAAGAGCAGGGTTTGTAAAAGACCTGAGCCTTTCAGTAACTGGTACAGATCTATTCATATTAACTAATTATTCTGGTCTTGACCCAATTGGAGCAGGTACTTCTGCCGCAACTGGTGGTGCAGGTGGTGGTGGAATTGACTACGGTAATTTCCCTACGCCAAGAGGATGGAATTTTACTTTAAGAGCAGGATTTTAA
- a CDS encoding SusD/RagB family nutrient-binding outer membrane lipoprotein, with product MRKILYATLIAASVFTTSGCENWLDVNTNPNGPDQLLPSELYLPQIQSELVIGMQWDGRYAGQYTQGWTSTGVDNTFDLHGHPASSDSYSQLWRAVYFSMGYNLSDMIASAEKDGKYDFVGVGHIMRALGWQVLTDYHGEIIVSQAFDPAKRTFDYDSQEFVYGEIKRLLEEGIKNLERTDGVQPSGLSKGDLIYAGDKEKWKKFAYGLLAINAHRLSNKSSYDPNVVLNYLSKAFGPDNTFPDALITFAGTTTADANWYGPLRNNLGTLRQSKFILNLLNGSNPALDTTVPDPVITGETLNDPRITAMMAPATDAAYRGLEPGKGTTSAGGAAPKTFWNTTSGNTVVPGSLPVYHFGNDMKHPVLTEALLRFVQAEAELKKAGTPTQAALDAYKKGIESHMTYARQFAADKTVFDQRKALYLTDPAVVPAAPAGLTLSKILLQKYIATWGWGFGFLETWSDLRKYHYSSSVYTGFMLPATLDIVNNGNPAYRARPRYNSEYMWNRAALDKIGGNDPAYHTFETWFSKPGQ from the coding sequence ATGAGAAAAATATTATATGCCACGCTTATAGCAGCCAGTGTGTTTACCACCTCTGGCTGTGAGAACTGGTTGGATGTAAATACCAACCCTAATGGCCCTGATCAATTACTTCCCTCAGAGTTGTATTTACCGCAAATCCAGTCTGAACTGGTCATAGGTATGCAATGGGATGGTAGATATGCCGGCCAATATACCCAAGGTTGGACTTCTACTGGCGTAGACAATACCTTTGATCTACATGGTCACCCTGCCTCCTCAGATTCTTATTCCCAACTTTGGCGGGCAGTATACTTTAGTATGGGCTATAACCTATCAGATATGATAGCGAGCGCTGAAAAAGATGGAAAGTATGATTTTGTAGGAGTAGGTCATATTATGCGCGCCTTAGGGTGGCAGGTATTGACAGATTACCATGGTGAAATCATTGTTTCACAGGCCTTTGACCCAGCTAAAAGAACCTTTGACTATGACTCGCAGGAGTTTGTGTATGGTGAGATTAAACGCTTACTGGAAGAAGGGATCAAAAACCTGGAGCGCACAGATGGGGTGCAACCTTCTGGTTTGAGCAAAGGAGACTTGATCTATGCTGGAGATAAGGAAAAGTGGAAGAAGTTTGCGTACGGTTTACTGGCTATTAACGCACACCGTCTTTCCAACAAAAGCAGCTATGACCCTAACGTAGTGCTTAACTACCTGTCAAAGGCTTTTGGTCCAGACAATACCTTCCCAGATGCCCTGATTACCTTTGCCGGTACCACCACAGCTGACGCCAACTGGTACGGACCTCTCAGAAACAACCTTGGAACCTTAAGACAGAGCAAGTTTATCCTTAACCTGTTGAATGGAAGCAATCCTGCCTTAGATACAACGGTACCCGATCCGGTTATTACAGGGGAAACCTTAAATGACCCGCGCATTACTGCCATGATGGCTCCTGCCACTGACGCCGCTTATAGAGGATTGGAGCCTGGAAAAGGAACTACCTCAGCCGGTGGGGCCGCCCCCAAAACCTTCTGGAATACAACGTCAGGCAATACGGTGGTACCCGGAAGCTTACCTGTCTACCACTTTGGAAATGACATGAAGCACCCGGTATTAACAGAAGCGCTCCTGAGATTTGTACAGGCAGAAGCCGAGCTTAAAAAAGCAGGTACTCCTACGCAGGCTGCCTTAGATGCCTACAAGAAAGGCATAGAGTCCCATATGACCTATGCCCGTCAGTTTGCCGCAGACAAGACGGTTTTCGATCAGAGAAAAGCCTTATATTTAACAGATCCTGCTGTAGTTCCTGCCGCACCTGCTGGTCTTACCCTTTCTAAAATTCTGCTTCAGAAGTACATTGCTACCTGGGGCTGGGGCTTTGGTTTCTTAGAGACATGGTCAGATTTGAGAAAGTACCACTACAGTAGCAGTGTCTACACTGGTTTTATGTTACCGGCAACCTTAGACATTGTTAACAATGGCAATCCGGCTTACAGAGCCAGACCAAGGTATAACTCAGAGTATATGTGGAACAGAGCAGCCCTTGATAAAATAGGTGGTAATGACCCAGCTTACCATACATTTGAAACGTGGTTTAGCAAGCCTGGCCAATAA
- a CDS encoding DUF4397 domain-containing protein, with protein sequence MKNILHRTLVLLATVFMLGACEKNELPEITNPYDASKEAKVKFFFHVEGAPAAAFYMNDTKVTAIAPLTSGSTAGQPRGQVFGTIYPNNNYAEIPAGKFNMRVVDVGASATSGKLVDLVTKEVTLEPNTYYSAYFVGVPATGTTAATYEIHVAKDNQPPLDYDKVWWRFVHTMAGTPAGFKVDAYAVKAKIAATATKPEVPAVIIPLGMNLEFKQQGDYVQLPAVGTWVFKVFQSGTTYNPETSTPFISHSLGITSSLYGRVYTTQIRGTYSATVKTGKIDYWRER encoded by the coding sequence ATGAAAAACATACTTCATAGAACATTAGTACTTCTGGCTACGGTTTTCATGCTGGGAGCCTGTGAGAAGAATGAACTTCCAGAAATCACAAACCCGTATGATGCAAGCAAAGAAGCAAAGGTGAAATTCTTCTTCCATGTGGAAGGCGCCCCTGCGGCGGCCTTTTATATGAATGATACAAAAGTAACGGCTATTGCCCCGTTAACCAGTGGTTCTACCGCAGGCCAGCCCCGTGGACAAGTGTTTGGCACCATCTATCCTAACAACAACTACGCAGAGATACCAGCTGGTAAATTCAATATGCGGGTTGTTGATGTAGGGGCCTCAGCAACCTCCGGTAAGTTAGTAGACTTGGTAACTAAGGAGGTGACTTTAGAGCCAAATACCTACTATTCAGCCTACTTTGTAGGCGTTCCGGCAACGGGTACAACAGCCGCCACCTATGAAATTCATGTAGCTAAGGACAACCAGCCACCTTTAGATTATGACAAAGTGTGGTGGAGATTTGTGCATACCATGGCAGGCACTCCGGCAGGTTTCAAGGTAGATGCCTACGCGGTAAAAGCCAAGATAGCAGCCACTGCCACCAAGCCTGAAGTTCCTGCGGTCATCATTCCCCTGGGCATGAACCTGGAATTTAAACAGCAAGGTGACTATGTACAACTGCCGGCAGTAGGTACCTGGGTTTTCAAAGTTTTCCAATCTGGTACTACGTACAATCCAGAAACCAGCACGCCATTTATTTCTCATTCCCTGGGAATAACCAGTTCTTTATATGGACGGGTGTACACCACGCAAATAAGAGGTACTTATAGTGCTACTGTTAAAACCGGTAAGATTGACTACTGGAGAGAAAGGTAA
- a CDS encoding SusC/RagA family TonB-linked outer membrane protein: MKEIIRLTLFVLSLLVAQAGFAQSRTITGRVTSADDGSGMPGVSVVVKGTTVGASTNGEGNYSIEAAPGNVLVYTFIGMVPQERTVGTSNTINVVLRSDAKALDEVVVTAFGVEQEKRALGFSVQEVQAKEITESQQANIVNALQGKVAGVQITNSGGAPGASAIMLIRGGTSLSGNNQPLYVVDGVPIDNSTPVTQGGLNAGTAPASNRAIDINPEDIESLTVLKGPAAAALYGLRAASGVVVITTKKGSAGATKISYSNSFSFDKVNRLPELQSTYKQGEQGLFDATSNDSWGPRFEPNETVYDNVESIFKRAFTQKHDLTINGGNDKTTFYGSASHYDQGGIVDNTSLERNTFRLTAETKAGEKLRVGGTANYIKTGREYVSQGSSNGVMGAVYWPRNDDMSNYLNPNGSQRTFPGMDNPHWGVQNKPITSDVDRVMAVGHVMYDPFEFLNITYRLGTDYYTDNFKSVRMPGTTIVGEEKGALSQSTTNSQITTSTLLVTGKKSFGESFNTSLTLGHNTEDSYRQTTNWYGRNFIDPGFAGINNVVQTDRTISQSIAKRRIIGVFADLNLDWKGIAFLNFRGRNDWSSTLPVNARSFFYPAVSTSIVVTDLLEELGITSGEGIVSFGKLRASWARVGKDAPPHVLATTLATATNTFTIAPRGFISNANDYYGNPALKPEFTNSIEFGADVRFLRNRLGLDFTYYKTSTDEQILGTRTPPSSGAFLAYLNGGQIDNEGVEFMLNTQPVTRDNFSWALDFNFAKNTATVKDLPGTLDRVELSDAWAANNVAQGAAFLNGSLFGINGNVWKRNAQGQLLLDPNGYPQVQSLLQSIGDRNPDWTGGITNTLTYKTLSLSFMWDVRIGGDIYNATENVLVRSGLSTKTLARGETRVFEGIIESTGQPNTKPVVLNQNYYQTIYPFQGYDFVEDGSWTRLRYITLTYSLPKSFIEKTPIKGLQVFGTGRNLILITDYSGVDPEVSGSGAGVGGSGSFGFDNLGVPATKGFDIGLKLTL, translated from the coding sequence ATGAAAGAAATAATACGTTTAACCTTGTTTGTCTTGAGCTTATTGGTAGCTCAGGCCGGTTTTGCCCAGAGCAGAACAATTACCGGAAGGGTGACCTCCGCAGATGACGGTTCCGGGATGCCAGGCGTCAGCGTGGTGGTGAAAGGTACCACGGTGGGTGCCTCTACAAATGGTGAGGGAAACTATTCAATTGAGGCGGCACCCGGAAATGTATTGGTGTACACCTTTATTGGAATGGTGCCCCAGGAGCGTACCGTAGGCACCAGTAACACCATCAACGTGGTGCTTAGGTCAGATGCCAAGGCCTTAGATGAGGTGGTAGTTACTGCGTTTGGCGTAGAGCAAGAAAAAAGGGCCTTGGGTTTTTCTGTGCAGGAAGTGCAGGCGAAGGAAATCACAGAGTCCCAGCAGGCCAACATAGTGAACGCGTTACAGGGGAAAGTGGCAGGGGTGCAAATCACCAATTCAGGGGGTGCGCCCGGGGCTTCGGCCATCATGCTCATTAGGGGAGGGACTTCCCTAAGCGGAAACAACCAGCCGCTGTATGTGGTGGATGGGGTGCCCATTGACAATAGCACGCCCGTTACCCAGGGCGGACTTAATGCCGGTACAGCGCCAGCTTCCAACCGGGCCATAGATATTAACCCAGAAGACATAGAAAGCCTGACGGTATTGAAAGGGCCCGCGGCGGCGGCCTTATATGGTTTACGGGCAGCCTCCGGGGTGGTGGTCATCACTACCAAGAAAGGGTCTGCCGGGGCCACTAAAATATCTTACTCCAACAGCTTCTCCTTTGACAAAGTGAACAGGCTGCCAGAACTGCAGTCTACCTATAAACAAGGGGAACAGGGCCTGTTTGATGCCACCTCAAATGACTCCTGGGGACCTCGGTTTGAGCCTAATGAGACGGTGTATGATAACGTGGAAAGCATCTTCAAAAGAGCCTTCACCCAAAAGCATGACCTGACCATAAACGGGGGGAATGATAAAACTACTTTCTATGGCTCAGCCTCGCATTATGACCAGGGAGGGATTGTGGATAACACAAGCCTGGAGAGAAACACTTTCCGGCTGACAGCCGAAACGAAAGCGGGCGAGAAACTACGGGTGGGAGGTACTGCTAACTACATTAAGACCGGCCGGGAGTACGTTTCCCAGGGAAGTTCCAACGGGGTGATGGGCGCCGTCTATTGGCCCCGCAATGATGACATGAGCAACTACCTTAACCCAAACGGCAGCCAGCGCACCTTTCCGGGTATGGATAACCCACACTGGGGAGTGCAGAACAAACCCATCACCAGTGATGTGGATCGGGTGATGGCGGTGGGCCATGTCATGTATGATCCTTTTGAGTTCTTAAATATCACTTACCGGCTGGGAACAGACTATTATACAGACAACTTTAAGAGTGTAAGAATGCCCGGTACCACCATTGTAGGAGAGGAGAAAGGCGCGCTGTCACAGTCCACCACTAACAGCCAGATCACTACCTCTACCCTGTTGGTGACAGGTAAGAAGTCTTTTGGGGAATCCTTCAATACCAGCTTAACCCTGGGCCATAACACAGAGGATTCCTACAGACAGACCACCAACTGGTACGGCAGGAATTTCATTGACCCTGGCTTTGCGGGTATCAACAACGTGGTGCAAACAGACCGCACCATCTCCCAGTCCATTGCCAAACGCAGAATCATTGGGGTGTTCGCAGACTTGAACCTTGACTGGAAAGGAATCGCCTTCCTTAACTTCAGGGGCCGCAATGACTGGTCTTCCACCTTGCCGGTCAATGCCAGGTCATTCTTTTACCCGGCGGTAAGTACTTCCATTGTAGTCACAGACCTGTTAGAAGAGCTGGGGATTACGTCTGGCGAGGGCATTGTATCCTTTGGTAAGTTAAGGGCCTCCTGGGCCAGGGTAGGGAAAGACGCGCCTCCGCACGTGCTGGCCACCACGCTGGCCACGGCCACCAACACCTTCACCATTGCCCCCCGGGGATTTATCTCCAACGCCAACGATTACTACGGTAACCCGGCCCTCAAGCCAGAGTTCACCAACTCCATTGAGTTTGGGGCCGATGTGCGTTTTCTGCGTAACCGCCTTGGCTTAGACTTCACCTACTACAAGACCAGCACCGATGAGCAGATCTTAGGTACCCGCACCCCACCTTCTTCGGGAGCATTCCTGGCCTATCTAAACGGTGGACAGATTGACAATGAGGGCGTGGAGTTTATGCTGAATACCCAGCCGGTCACCCGTGATAATTTTTCCTGGGCCTTAGACTTCAACTTCGCTAAAAATACGGCTACGGTAAAAGATCTGCCAGGTACCCTGGACAGGGTAGAACTGTCAGATGCCTGGGCGGCTAACAACGTGGCACAGGGGGCGGCTTTCCTGAACGGTTCACTGTTTGGAATAAACGGCAACGTTTGGAAGCGCAACGCGCAGGGCCAGCTCTTGTTAGACCCCAACGGGTATCCGCAGGTGCAGTCCTTGCTGCAGTCTATTGGTGACCGTAATCCAGACTGGACCGGCGGTATTACCAACACCCTCACCTATAAAACCTTGTCCCTTTCCTTTATGTGGGATGTGCGCATTGGCGGTGATATCTATAATGCCACAGAAAACGTGCTGGTTCGCTCAGGCTTGAGTACCAAGACCCTTGCCAGAGGGGAGACCAGAGTGTTTGAGGGGATTATTGAGTCAACGGGCCAGCCTAACACCAAGCCAGTGGTCCTTAACCAAAACTATTACCAGACGATCTACCCGTTCCAGGGATATGATTTCGTGGAGGACGGCAGTTGGACCCGTTTGCGCTACATTACCCTTACCTATAGCCTGCCCAAATCGTTTATAGAAAAGACGCCTATCAAAGGCCTGCAGGTGTTTGGAACGGGCCGTAACCTTATTCTGATCACAGATTATTCCGGCGTAGACCCAGAGGTTTCTGGTAGTGGTGCAGGGGTAGGCGGTTCTGGCTCCTTCGGGTTTGACAACCTGGGCGTTCCGGCTACCAAAGGGTTTGACATTGGATTGAAATTAACGCTTTAA
- a CDS encoding SusD/RagB family nutrient-binding outer membrane lipoprotein produces the protein MKKRYINIKAFLVATLLVSTSCDDYLDVNKDPNLPTIVPAHSRLVGAITTTNGASMWRGAREIAAVTQYASTANVATGTNRNAEQWRFTASYFFWQNAYVFTMPNCIDLIVLGEKEGNPHFVGAGKTLLALNYGMLTDQYGAIVVDDYYNGQDQINLTPKFNTQEEVYQRIQTLLDEAIAAFSSPDNKTPLNFSGGDIMYKGDVDKWKRFAWSLKARYMNHLAKKGNLYKPQEIIAAAQKGFNADGMDAEFSYLAGGQQTDENPWYSWGGFTSADRKQDRYFTWTQFYIDLLQNFPVTETDYQDPRISRIMTPAPDGQYRGLRSGLGLAGGQGGKGTFTTETSYGPFKNSGFYTRATSPFPFITYSEVKLIESEARLRSGDASGALAAYEEGVKANMRKLGVPAGEINAYWLAQLADGVALHFNNLTQGLSHIMRQKYITQTLNPETWVDMRRMDYSQAIYGPTLQRPANLNTVVFDANNPSQWIQAMVYETNEQNRNGENIGDNSERYRLLTPLWWNTQ, from the coding sequence ATGAAAAAGAGATATATAAACATAAAGGCTTTTCTTGTTGCCACCTTGCTGGTAAGCACTTCCTGTGATGACTACCTGGATGTCAACAAAGACCCGAATCTGCCAACCATAGTGCCGGCGCACAGCCGCCTGGTGGGCGCTATTACCACTACCAACGGGGCGTCTATGTGGCGCGGGGCCAGGGAGATTGCGGCGGTGACGCAGTACGCCTCTACCGCCAACGTGGCCACCGGTACCAACCGCAACGCCGAGCAGTGGCGGTTCACGGCCAGTTACTTCTTCTGGCAGAATGCCTATGTCTTTACCATGCCCAACTGCATAGATTTGATTGTGCTGGGTGAGAAAGAGGGCAATCCGCACTTTGTGGGGGCCGGGAAGACCTTGCTGGCCCTTAACTATGGCATGCTCACAGATCAGTACGGGGCTATTGTGGTAGATGATTACTATAATGGGCAGGACCAGATCAACCTCACGCCAAAGTTCAACACCCAGGAAGAGGTATACCAGAGAATACAGACCCTGTTAGATGAAGCCATTGCCGCCTTCAGCAGCCCAGATAATAAAACGCCTCTCAATTTTAGCGGCGGCGATATTATGTACAAGGGAGACGTTGACAAATGGAAGCGTTTTGCCTGGTCTCTGAAAGCCAGGTACATGAATCACCTTGCCAAAAAGGGGAATCTGTACAAACCCCAGGAGATCATAGCGGCGGCCCAGAAAGGCTTTAACGCAGATGGCATGGATGCCGAGTTCTCGTATTTAGCCGGCGGGCAGCAGACAGATGAAAACCCCTGGTATAGCTGGGGCGGTTTTACCAGTGCAGACCGGAAGCAAGACCGCTATTTCACCTGGACCCAGTTTTACATTGACCTGCTGCAGAACTTCCCGGTAACTGAGACCGACTACCAGGACCCACGCATTAGCCGTATCATGACCCCCGCCCCAGACGGGCAGTACCGGGGCCTGAGATCCGGCTTAGGCCTGGCAGGCGGACAAGGCGGAAAAGGGACCTTTACCACAGAAACGAGCTACGGTCCTTTTAAAAACAGCGGTTTCTACACCAGAGCCACCTCGCCTTTCCCTTTCATCACCTATTCTGAAGTGAAGCTGATTGAGTCTGAGGCCAGGCTTAGGTCAGGGGATGCAAGCGGGGCGCTGGCGGCCTATGAAGAAGGCGTAAAGGCTAACATGCGCAAACTGGGGGTACCCGCAGGCGAGATCAACGCATACTGGCTGGCCCAGTTAGCCGATGGGGTGGCGCTCCATTTCAATAACCTTACCCAGGGGCTCAGCCACATCATGCGGCAGAAATACATCACGCAGACCCTTAACCCCGAAACGTGGGTAGATATGCGCCGCATGGACTACAGCCAGGCCATCTACGGGCCTACCTTGCAGCGGCCGGCTAATTTGAACACCGTGGTGTTTGACGCCAATAACCCAAGCCAATGGATACAGGCCATGGTCTATGAGACCAATGAGCAAAACAGAAACGGTGAAAACATAGGCGATAACTCAGAGCGCTACCGCCTGTTAACGCCTCTATGGTGGAATACCCAATAA
- a CDS encoding peptidoglycan recognition protein family protein yields MKPSLLSFSLVLTGLFSLIGCSGPTFRILDKPVVFDEERKKLSLEYLESRHGLQQAAPYITPRMVVLHWTGSQTAEQGFDTMNPALLPTRRQAIAGASALNVAAQFLVDRDGTIFRQLPDTAFARHVIGLNYCAIGVENVGSDDAPLTRAQLKANEALIRHLKKKYPIEYVIGHYEYKDFSGHELWKEADSTYRTMKTDPGKSFMRKIRKRTADLKLKGSPLPA; encoded by the coding sequence ATGAAACCCTCCCTCCTCTCTTTTTCCCTTGTCTTGACGGGGCTATTTTCCTTGATAGGGTGCTCCGGCCCCACCTTTAGAATTCTTGACAAACCGGTGGTCTTTGATGAAGAAAGGAAAAAACTGTCTCTGGAATATCTGGAAAGCCGGCATGGCCTGCAGCAAGCGGCCCCTTACATCACCCCAAGAATGGTGGTGCTCCACTGGACGGGCAGCCAAACCGCAGAGCAAGGCTTTGACACCATGAACCCGGCGCTGCTACCCACCAGGCGCCAAGCCATAGCCGGGGCCAGCGCCTTGAACGTGGCGGCCCAGTTTCTGGTAGACCGTGACGGTACCATTTTCCGGCAGTTGCCAGATACCGCCTTTGCGCGCCACGTGATTGGCTTAAACTACTGCGCCATTGGCGTGGAGAACGTAGGAAGCGATGATGCACCCCTCACCCGGGCCCAGCTCAAAGCCAATGAGGCCCTGATCAGGCACCTCAAAAAGAAATACCCCATTGAGTATGTGATCGGGCATTATGAGTACAAAGATTTCTCTGGCCATGAGCTCTGGAAAGAAGCCGATTCTACCTACAGGACCATGAAAACGGACCCCGGCAAATCCTTCATGCGCAAAATCAGGAAAAGGACGGCAGACCTTAAACTCAAAGGCTCGCCTCTTCCCGCTTAA